The DNA segment TGGCTACTGTGTTGTCTTACAGTGATGAAAAAGGGAGGGACAGGATTCAGGAGACAGTGAGCTCAGTTTAATGGCAGGTGCTTTGTAGATggaggtttctctggtcctgccttgccctGTGGTCCTAGCAAATCTCTCCTAcctgcagtcctgcagccacttataaaataatcactcagaggcttatattaattacaaactgtttggtctgtggctcaggcttcttacttgCTAGCGCTTGcatcttaagttaatccatttctataatctatgtatcgccacgtgGCCAGTGACTTACTGGTACTTCTACAACTTATTTCTCCTGGCTGCAGCTTGCAGCTTCTCCTCtgaccctgcctttctcctccctaTATCCTTGCTTGGATTTCTTGCCTAGCTATAAccttcttgccataggccatagcagcttctttattaaccaatggtagcaacacatattcacaacatacagaaagaccatcccacaacagtgCTTTTAGGAGAGCCATGTGGCACCTGCACACTGGACCTGTTGTACAGAATTAAGGCTAACTTGCAGGCAGATTTCAGAACCCGTCACTAGGCAATATGGTAAGCTGCAGTGTTGCTTAAACTTTTCCCTGCCCTAGGTGGTGTGAATGAGTGTTTATGTATGATTCACTAGTAAGGATCTAGTTTGGGGTACTAGAAATGTAGCCATGTAAGGAATGGAAAGGGAGCCCAAGAAGAAATCTCTGAGTACTCTCAGGATATCAAGACTGTATAGTAGGATTCTTGAAACTCAGATAGTAGTACAAGAAAGAAGGATTGGCCAACCATAAACCATTCTCCAAATATCCCAGTAAGATGTGGATACAAATATTCGGCCTATTGGTACTGAGGGCCTTTGTGAAGGCAGTTTCCGTGTGGGATGAGAGTTGTCAGTAGCTTGGAATTTAAAATGAGACAATTGGGCCTCACCTAGCCATTCCTGTCTCACAGAGCTTCACTGTAGCAGAAAAGGGGGTTAGGGTAGGGGTGCTGAATTACAGGAAAGGTGAACTTACTTGTATGTGGACATTTTGGGTTTAATTAGAAATTGGCAATatcttagagtttctactgctgtgaaaagacCCCATAACCACATCAACtcttaacaagaaaaatatttaattggggctggcttacagttttggggttcagtccattatcatcatggcaaggagtaTGGCAGCGTGTAGGCATACATGgatgctggagtagtagctgagagtcttgcatcttacaggcaacaggaagttgactgagatactgggtgatatcctgagcataagaaacctcaaagcctgcccccatagtgacacagttcctccaacaaggacttacccactccaacaaagccacaccacccaatagagccactccctatgagattatgggaccaattgcattcaaaccaccacaggcaacTAGTTTCTTACTGGGAAAGGTCAGTAGCATAGTCAGAATCCAATGCAACACCAAATCTATAAGAGTTGGATTGAGGTGAGATGGTCCTCAAGGAATTGGAAAAGAAGGCATGGGATGTAGGGCAGAGTTCTGGGTAGAAGTAAAAAGAAGTTTGAGGGTGGTAATAAGTATAGATGATTGCCAGTAGGAGTAGAAAAGAGGGTTGGAGGAAATCTACTGCAGattacctatttttttctttcttttttcaaaaaaggtCAACAGCACTCAGATCTTGAACAACAAAATGGCCAAGGCACCATCTGACCATAAGGATGAGACAAAAGACTTGTGCACAATTCCCCTAAGCATGACACTACTGTGCTTTTCTGTTGGCAAAAAAAAAGCAGCACAGTAGTGTTAACATTTTACCATATTATAATTTGCATTGCCTACTAGTATGTTAAACAAATAACCACTGTTAAATGCAACTTGTTTAACtggttcttttcttcatttttagctAGAAATCCTGTGTTCGGTCAACATTCTCCAGTTTATATTCATTGCCTTAAGACTGGACAAGATCATCCACTGGCCCTGGCTTGTATGtagctttttaaatctttaaacaaacattttattataaaagtaatttatatttattgCAGTAGGCTTGTAAAAACCAAGCAAGCATTAGCAGCAGCCTAATGATAGTATCAACACTGGGAGCTAACATAGTGGGTTTTATTTCCTTATACACAAGCTGTTGAGGTTCCTCTGTGTGTAAGATTTTGTATCCTGCTCTTTTGTTTTAATATAGTATAAACATTAGCTCAGATCAATAAATGCCATTGTAAATATAACATTCTTTATTGATTCATAAGTTGCATTTATGAAACATCTCCTTGTTTCTAGATGTTTCAGTTGCCACTAGTATTTGTAATTTCAAAATGTTCCCGTGTATACATATTCTTAAGTTTTCAGAATTTCTAACTGGCATCatagttatatttgtttatggGGAACAGTCAGACCTTTCATTGTGtatttataatatgtaataaTTAAATCAGTTTTATTACAATATCTATTACCTCAGACatttgtcatttatttgtgcAAGGAATGTTCAAAATGCTATTCTCTTTTAGCTATTTTGAACCATTTAATTATTATCAATCATAATTATCCTGTTGTTCTATAAACACTACAAGAATTTTATCTCAAACCTCTGGTGTGTTTTGGGGTATAAAAATCcttgtttaatattttcttgttttctttgaaagtattCTAGAAAAAGTATTACTGAGTTATAAAAcagaaactttttaaagattttttttaagattttattatttttatgtatatgagtatttccCTGAATGTATGTCAGTGTAATATATACCTTTAGTGgtccaggaagccagaagagagggcataagattccctgggactggagctacagatagttgtgaggcaccatgtgggtatcgggaattgaacccaggtcctctgcaagttcagCAAGCACTCtaatccactgaaccatctctctagccccaaaatTGAAACTTTTTAACAGATTTATTTCCTATATTTATGTTTAGTTACAAAATAATGGGGTTAACTTTGACATTTTCCCATGAATAGCATTTATTGTTGTTTGCCTAAATTTGTCCCCATTAACCTCTCTTGTTCCCCCATCCTGCTAGCTCTTTATCCTCTCCAAACAGATACCTTatactttcatgtcatatatacatgTTTAAATCTAattccacatataagagaaaacgtatatttgtctttcttttaccATGTTTTACTCTTTCTTGTCCTTTTCTTTAGACCTCTTccttagctcagttggtagaactcagttgtttgcctaacatgcacaaagccctaggttcaattcccattacTGAATAAGCCAGGCCAGGTGGCACATGTTTATAATACTAACACTTGGGAAGtgtagacaggaggatcagaagttcaaggtcagccttggctacatgcaagttcagggccagcctgtgctacatgagactgtaTCTCAAGGGGTTATACCATTGCTTTAAATTTTGGAtggattgtgttttctttgatgcTTAATgcatatttgggggggggggtgcatgtgtgtccatCCATTTGTGTATgttaggaaaaaagaaatctcaaattcCACTTCAAGTAGAGGGATCCTGACCCTTAACCCTGTACAGAGCCATATGGATGAAGCAGTCTGACTACATATATCTTATAAttggtgaaagaaaaagaagctgttAAAATCACTATCCTTCTGCTCATGAAAGGAATATCAATAAATTAATGCCATCACAGATGTACTTTAGAAGAGCTACTGGAAGCTATACATAGACAACTTTGTGACAAAATTTGTAACCAAGAACTCTAAGCTACTCAAGAGGCCTAAAAGTCATGGAACAATGCAAATCGCAGATATAAGataaaatgtcaaaattttaGCACTCTTAGAGGAAAAGGTAGGAAAAATCTTTAAAGCCTGTAATTAAGTGAAGCATTCTTTATAAATGGCACCAATAATTTGATCTATAAgacaaaattataaatttagactttataaaataaaataaaggaaaagacagaTTAATGGCTGAGGAAAAGGTTTTGCAAGTACATGTCAAAACTTTGGCTTCTGACTAATATATACAAAAGACTCGATTGAAAAATAAGGActtactcatgtgcacacacacaccccatacacatacacataggtgATTGATGTAGTGAGTGGCTGTGTTGTTGAATAACTCCAAGTGAGAATAATAGTGAAGAAGAGGGTAAGTGAGATTAAGTGTGAGTGAATGAATATGTGAGAGACTTAATGAGAGTGAGGGAGGAAGTATGCAAGTGAATGTGAGAGTGGAGATGTATGAGAAAGTGTGAATAAAAATTTGACAGAATGAGAATGTAACAGTGAGGAAGAATTCTTATGTTGAGTAGCTAGACAGAGACTGAGTGAGCATGAGGAATTATTTGAGTAAAAGAATATGTGGATGAGTGATGGGAGGAAGTAGGGATGTAAATGAGAGTAAGTATGAAGAACTGAGTGAGAAAGTGACTGAAAGCAAGGGAGTGTAAATGAGTGAGAATAAGTAGTGAGGAAGAGACAGAGTGGCCAAGACAGTGGAGGAAGAAATGATTCTGATGATATGGattatgtatatgagtgagaATGAGTAGGAGTGGGGGAGATAATTATATGAATGTCCAAGAATGAGGGAAAATGAATGGAGTGGCAGTGGGTATGTGAGGGACAGTGAGAAACTATGAATGAGCATGATAGAGTGAATGACTGTGGGAATGAGGGGATGACCAGGTGTGCATGCGTGACTGAATAAGTGATTGAGAGTATATGTATAATAGTGAACATGTTAGTGACTGAGTTAGAGAGCAAGAGACTGAATCTGGGAATAAGTGACTGAGAGTGAAGGAATGTGGGAGTGACTGAGAGTGAGGAAGCATGGGAGTGAGTGAACAATGAAATGAGTGACTTGAGAGTGAGggagtgtgtttaaaaaaaaaaaacttaaaatatggaAGGTTGTCACCTAAAGGCAAGCGGGCCTAAGGATAGCATTTCCTGGATAGAATCTCATGGTGAATATGATGTTTCCCATGCTATCTCTATGGTAGTCCTGGGCAGGAGGACTGTCTGTAGCCATGCTTCCCCTTGACTACCTGATCACAGCCAGCAAAATGATAATGGTAGCTACCAGAGGATACAGGGAAGCTCTGAAGACACTGTGTTTCTATTCCTCTGCAGGTCGTGTGTGTCCCTCTGTGGATCCTCATGTCCTTCTTGTGCCTGGTGGTCCTCTATTACATCGTTTGGTCCGTTCTATTTCTACGCTCTATGGATGTGATTGCAGAACAACGCAGGACACATATAACCATGGCACTGAGCTGGATGACCATTGTCGTGCCTCTTCTTACTTTTGAGGTAAGCTTTCAACAGGAAACCTCTTGTGCTACCACATCCCACCCTTATCATGGACGCATCTGGCATAGCTAGGTAGGTATGTATACTGCTGTCCTTGTGGGAGACAAAAATTCCAGAGAGAATTTAGGACAGTAAGAATGTGCTTGCAGAACTCACAGCCAGTAGTACAACTCTGTAGCTACAAGGCATCTGCCCATGTCCACCTTCTGCTTTCTAAAAGTGTTAGATATCCTTGTTTTGTATTGAGTTTGGTGGGGAATTCTAGACTAGATACTGTAATCAGAGCCTTTTCTTTGTCCCACCTGGTCCCCAAGATACTATTTACTCCTTTGAACAAACTCTGGGAGAAGTTTCTCATAAAACTCCTGGCAGTGGGAATCTTTCAGCTGGATGGACTTTTGTTTGGCTCTAGGGAAGGATACAAAATCTCCCATGGTCTTTTCTCTCTAGATAAATGGTTTGTTACTGTTACCTATAGTGGCCTTCCATCTTCCCAGACATGACATGTGTGACATAGGGAAGGGTTATAACAGAGACAGCTGCAGACTTGGTCCATTTTCTGGTGACACATCAATACCATCTTGACTTTGTCTTTTTCTAGATCCTGCTGGTTCACAAACTGGATGGACACAATGCTTTCTCCTGTATTCCAATATTTGTTCCCCTGTGGCTCTCATTGATCACACTGATGGCAACAACATTTGGACAGAAAGGAGGAAACCACTGTATGTCCGCAGACtaagaaactgtgtgtgtgttgggtgggcGAGGTCTGTGCCTGTGCTATGCTTTATAAAAGGATGAATCTTAGGACCCCGGTTTAGAAGTTGTTATGGGTACTTTAAAGATGAGGAAGGAGAGTGGTGCTCCACAGGAAGGGCATGCTTTCACATTTGCTTTGGGATGCTAGTCTGTAATATACCTCATTTCCAGTGCACAATACAACTAGACAAGTGGAGGTTGGACCAAACATGGCAGGTGTCTTTTTGAGTTCCCATTCTATCCTCCTTAAGAATGGGCTATAGATCCTTTCCAGATCCGTGGATAACCCACATTTTCCACCAAAATGACAAGAGTCATCCCAGGTCCATTTCTACCCATCTCTCAATGGAATAGAGTCTTTTCCATTTCATGGAGCTAGATTACTCTATCTTAAGTAATATACTATGGCATGCACTTTGGAGGTGGTCTTTGAGTAGGTTACCATCCTCATAAGGCTGTGAGCTCTACTATGTGTAACCCAGAGAACTGCCCATCTGAACAGCCTTAGAAGGGAAAAGCCTAAACTGTGGTGCAGGCTGGGCTGCTATTTGTATTCTGGGAGAGCCAACACTAGGCTGACAGTCCCCTATGAAATAGGGAGAGCACACCCCAGTGACCTTGTTTGAGGGGTTCCCATGAACTCAGACTCCACTCTGGCCAATTACTTATGTCTACTCATATTTCAGATGATTATAGGAATACTTTGCTTAAATATCACTCTGTCACCAAATAGTTTAACCTGGATCTAGAAGATTGGAAGAAGGTGGCATGGTCTAGGTTTTGCCAGTGTTTGAGAATAGCTATGATAGTCATTGGCTCTGCAACTCCAGCTTTCATCTGAAATACAAGTTGGCTAAGTAAAGCTGTACTCTTTAACCTACCTCACCATTTTTCAACAATGAGCTCTAACTGGAGGCTGGAGAATCACTTCCCAACAGGGATCTGGGCATGCTGCCACCACTGGCCTGAGGTCCCACTCTGAGGACTTTGGAGCTGGAGGTCTAAATTCCTCTGCTTATTGGGCAATTAGATCCTGGCTAGCCTTCACTTctgaggaaactgagtaaagTGATACACAGTACCAGTAAACCTCATTGTTCAGGAAAGAAATGGGACATGAAAGCCTAGTGTTTGAAAggaaaatttcttatttttcaggGTGGTTTGGTATTCGCAAAGATTTCTGCCAGTTTCTGCTTGAAATATTCCCATTTTTGAGAGAGTATGGAAACATTTCATATGATctccaccatgaagataatgaggaaacagaagaaactCCCATTCCAGAACCTCCTAAAATTGCACCTATGTTTCGCAAGAAGGCCAGGGTAGTCATCACCCAGAGCCCTGGCAAGTATGTCCTCCCTCCACCCAAATTGAATATTGAAATGCCAGACTAAAGCacatctctggggctggagtatGAATGCACTGGAACGCACACTCCTACTTCCCTTGCCCCTGACCCAGGCCTGGAACTGTGGACCTCCATCTGAACCCTCATTTTCATCGAGTGCCAACCAGCCACTCGTAACAGAACATAGGTGGCAGGAACTAAGGTGTCTATAAATATGGATGCCAGTGACACATCAGAGAACCCACTTCTTTCTGTATGGGTACCTGAAGTGTGTTCTCATTTCTGTGGTACCCACCTAAGGATGACTGCTGCCTAGACCTGCAGAAGGCACATCTGTGGTCTTGGCAAATTTTCTAGTGCTAAATTCCTATCAAAGTATTGGAAGTTGTGGTTCTTATGGGACCACTTCCATTTGTGGCTCAACTGTGCTGCTATAGGTAGCCAGTAGGGACTGTAACTAAGTCTGTATACACCTGTTGTGTTCAGATACAGTCCAGCCTTGCTTTCCCTGTACCTGCTGTACAGAAATTTCACTTTAGGCAGGATGACAGCAGGTTTGCAGGGCTTCACCAGTGAGCCCTTCCCAATGGCATGATTCCATGCCTATATAGTATTTATACAGCTATTTTAGCATTGTAATATACAGTGTCAAATCCTACTTCTGTACAGCATATTCTctgttaaagtatttttttacaAGCTTGTGCTGGAGATAGATGGGTAAAGCCACGGTAGAAGCAGATGGCTCAAATGCTTTGGCCTAGACAGATGCCCCACCTTCACTTACTATGACCACCAACACCCTGGAGTTCCTTCTCTTGTATAGTAGTTGCTCCTGCTAGCACAGCTTCTACAAGTGAGTAAAGGTCTTTGCTTTTTCAACATGGAGGTGGGAGAATAAGCTTAAAATCCCAAGAAGTGACCCCTTGAGATCAGGGCACAGGAGAAGATTGCCAAGGCAAGTCAGAATAGCCAGGGACTTCTGTCTGAGTCCAGAGAGGTCTGCCAACCTGCAAGAAAAACTAGACATATTGGTACTTAGATGTCATCACCTGTCAGCAGTTTCTCCAGGTTCTGTTGGTGTAGCCAACCCAAAATACAGCAACAATAACCTTTAGTCTAAATCAAATGATTCACAATGGAAGTAAAGGTAGCATTGATCTTCCTGATAAGAAGGTGCAGTGGATTTTCATGGTCACCTGATCAGTGGCTTCAGTCACACATAATTGAATTCTACTATGACCTTGATCCTACCCCTGGCACAGGCCTCTAGCAAGCCTGTTCTGTTtcaggagaaaggagaaacagagtgtaGCATTTTTGCCTGGTTTGTTAAAAATGTGGTTAAATCCACTATTTTTGCTCCTGTATTTGTTCAATAAAGTTGTTCATTTtacatgtgtactgtgtgtatttCACTTTATGGAGAAACTGGAATTATTCTCACAATATGCCAAGAACATCCTCTGGGTGCCACAGGCAAGTGAAGTAGGCAGGTAGGGTGAGCATCCTTCACTGAGTCTCTTCATGCAGTAGTAGAGGGTatacaaaggggaaaaaacaccTGCCATCCATCTGTAGTG comes from the Peromyscus maniculatus bairdii isolate BWxNUB_F1_BW_parent chromosome X, HU_Pman_BW_mat_3.1, whole genome shotgun sequence genome and includes:
- the Tmem185a gene encoding transmembrane protein 185A isoform X1, which translates into the protein MNLRGLFQDFNPSKFLIYACLLLFSVLLALRLDGIIQWSYWAVFAPIWLWKLMVIVGASVGTGVWARNPQYRAEGETCVEFKAMLIAVGIHLLLLMFEVLVCDRIERGSHFWLLVFMPLFFVSPVSVAACVWGFRHDRSLELEILCSVNILQFIFIALRLDKIIHWPWLVVCVPLWILMSFLCLVVLYYIVWSVLFLRSMDVIAEQRRTHITMALSWMTIVVPLLTFEILLVHKLDGHNAFSCIPIFVPLWLSLITLMATTFGQKGGNHWWFGIRKDFCQFLLEIFPFLREYGNISYDLHHEDNEETEETPIPEPPKIAPMFRKKARVVITQSPGKYVLPPPKLNIEMPD
- the Tmem185a gene encoding transmembrane protein 185A isoform X2 — encoded protein: MNPLKFLIYACLLLFSVLLALRLDGIIQWSYWAVFAPIWLWKLMVIVGASVGTGVWARNPQYRAEGETCVEFKAMLIAVGIHLLLLMFEVLVCDRIERGSHFWLLVFMPLFFVSPVSVAACVWGFRHDRSLELEILCSVNILQFIFIALRLDKIIHWPWLVVCVPLWILMSFLCLVVLYYIVWSVLFLRSMDVIAEQRRTHITMALSWMTIVVPLLTFEILLVHKLDGHNAFSCIPIFVPLWLSLITLMATTFGQKGGNHWWFGIRKDFCQFLLEIFPFLREYGNISYDLHHEDNEETEETPIPEPPKIAPMFRKKARVVITQSPGKYVLPPPKLNIEMPD